Genomic window (Lutra lutra chromosome 17, mLutLut1.2, whole genome shotgun sequence):
TCCAGACTGTTACACAACCATCACCtccgtccatctccagaactcttttcatcttccaCAACCGAAACTACAGGGGTCCTGGCCAGCTCATTCGGTGAAGCATGCTACTCTTTCTCTCGGGCTTGAGAGttcaggctccacattgggcacagaCCTTCCTAAATAAAGAGAacactggggcatctgggtggttccgtcgattaagcatcagattctggttttggctcaggtctgatgtcagggtcatgagatcgagccctatgtctGGCTCTGCCCtgagtgtagagtctgcttgggattctttctctccctctgcccctcctggcccAGGTCacgtgcgcactctctctctttaaaaaagagagaaagaggagcgcctgggtggctcagtgggttaaagcctctgccttacgctcaggtcatgatctcggggtcctgggatcaagccccgcatggggctctctgctcggtggggagcctgcttccccctctctctctgcctgcctctctgcctacttgtgatctctctctgtcaaataaataaatgaaatctaaaaaaaaagtaaataaaaaagagagaaagaaagacacctGAAACTATAACCATCAAACAGTATCTCCCCATTCTCTGCTCTCTGCAGCCCCtgataaccaccattctactttctactttCCGTTTCTATTTCTATGAACTACTCAATGTACCTCGGATCAGTGCAaacatacagtgtttgtctttttgtgactagctcggttcactgagcataatgccctcagggttcATCCTGCTGTAGCATGCCTCAGAATTTGCTTTTTCCGGCTAAATAATAccccattatatatatatcccacCCTTTGTTTACCAGTCATCTGTCGGTGGACCCTTGGTGGCTTCGTGTTTTGGCTGTTGTGGTCTCTCTTCAGGCCTGACTTCCGGTTCTTTTGAGAAAGGACAGGTGAATGCCCGCTTGTGTGTGCAAGTTCCGCATTTTCTTATTGATCACAGGGTGAACCCATGGTCATTTTggcatcacattttttttttaaagatgttgttttatctatttatcagagagagagattgagaaagagagagagagagagcacatacacgAGCAgagggagccgcaggcagagggagaagcaagttctctgctcaccaaggagcctgatgtggggcttgatcccaggaccctgggatcatgacctgagctgaaggcagccgcttaactgcctgagccactcaggagtcccTTGGCACAACATTTTACTGTCAACATAAACCAGGACCCTTACCGCCCCCAGTCGTATCTCTGaccctttgattttatttatttgtggaaaaaaaaaaagagagattttaaattacacatgGCCGAAGTGGGCCAGTGTCCTCCATACCCGAACTTCCTTTTACCCTCTTTCTGTTTGCAGCGCCCACAACCACACCGACCTTCCCTGCGTTCCTGCAGCCCTCTGGGAGCCCAGTGAGGCTCATCACACCCATTTTAGAGAAAGGGACATGGAGGTTCTGAGCTAAGCGTAGAGCCTACACCCTTCATTCATTATTCTGACTATAGATCGAGGGCCTGCTCTGGGTCAGATGCCGGGGCTTTGGCAGTGAGTGAACCAAACAGGCAGGAGCCTCTCCTGTCCTGCAGCTGCACTCTAGTCACGAGAGGGATGCCAACCAAATAAGTAAACCACATGGTTTACCAGAAGGTTGAAGCactatgaaaacaaacaaaaaaaaaaaaaaaaaaaagactttggtcAGAGGGTGTAACAATTTAATAAGGGAGTAAGGAAAGTCCCTACTGAAAAACTGACATTTGGGCAAAGACCTAAAGGGAGGAATGGAGGGTACCAGCCCTGGGGGGGGAGAGCTTTCCATGGGGAAGAAGAATGGTCGTGcactgtgcaaaggccctgaggtgggagtgtGCCATGGGGGCCTTGTGGGTCGTGATGAGGACTTTGTCCTTCACTTGAATGGAATGGAGCCACAGACGGGCTCTAAGTGTGGGAGGTGTTCATAGGGTCCCTCTGGACCCTATGTatgaggtggggggtggaaatGGGGGGGCTGACGGCAGACAGACTCAGGGCAAGGGCGGgagtgagggagaagggagaccagggagggaggaggctgctgCCTTAGATAGGCCCAGGGTTGGGCCATGGGGCTAGGGTGGGGTGAAGTGACCGGATTTAGGATCGCAGGGAGTTCAAGACAGCAGGATTCCCTGGCAGGTTGAAAGTGGGCGTGAGAGTCAAGGATGACAAGGCTCGCGGCCTGAGCAGTGGAGGGACGGCGGTGCCATCACTGGAGATGAGAGGCTGTGGGAGGGGCAGGTTTTGGGGTGAAATGAAGTGTCATTTAGGGTGGCCACAGACCCCCCCCATAGATGCACCAGGCCGATGGCAGGATTTCCCCTTGCTCCCCCAGGCTACGGGTACACAACGCCGCTGACCGATGCGGGCAAGGCCTTTTCCATTGCTTTCGCGCTCTTGGGCGTGCCGGCCACCATGCTGCTGCTGACATCCTCGGCCCAGCGCCTGTCGCTGCTGCTGACCCACGCACCCCTCTCCTGGCTGACCACACGCTGGGGCTGGGGCCTCCGGCAGGCAGCCCGCTGGCACCTGGTGGCACTGCTGGGTGTAGCCGTGACCGTCTGCTTCCTGGTGCCGGCCGCCGTCTTTGCCCACCTGGAGGAGGCCTGGAGCTTCCTGGATGCCTTCTACTTCTGCTTCATCTCCCTGTCCACCATCGGCCTGGGTGACTATGTGCCCGGAGAGGCCCCCGGCCAGCCCTACCGGGCCCTCTACAAGGTGCTGGTCACAGGTGAGCGGATCGACTGGccggggcagggtggggcgggggtggggcctTGCCCTGGAGGGTCTCCAGGGTAGGGGGCCCTGCCCTGCGGGTCTGAGCCTGCCCATGACCCCTCCACCCTCTCCGCAGTCTACCTCTTCCTGGGCCTGGTCGTCATGATGCTTCTGCTGCAGAGTTTCCGTCACGTGTCGGACCTCCACGGCCTCACGGGTCTCATCCTGCTGCCCAGTCCGTGTCCTGCCAGCTCCGGCGAGTCTGAGGATGATCATGTGGGCATTGTAGACCCCCAGCCAGAACCGTACCAGCAGCTCGCTGCCGACGCCCACCCTGACTACGCCTCCATCCCCAGGTAGCCGGGGCGGGTGCCCTGAGGCTGGTGGGACCCGGCCCGTGGCTGAGGGGCCCCTGTGACTGGAGCGGCTCTACAGGACCGTCCTTGAGCACAGGCCTGTGTTTGCAGGGTTCACGAGGCATTGCCACCAGCTGTCCGTCCTTTGCTGTACCTGTCCCAGGCTCCACGGGGCGCCGCCATGGCCCTGTTTTGGgatgcccctccctgccccttctcttACTCCCCTAACTCTGGGCTCTCTGgctttccttctcactctctctgtgtctcattctGTCACTgactccatctgcctctccctcagccacTCTTCACTGGCCCATTCTAGCAGTTTCTAGGCTCAGACCTCATGTCTGGCACCCGATGGGTCACTATACTTTGGGCAAGTGGCTGCCCCTGTCTGGGCTTTGatctcctcatctgtcaaatggaaaGAATATATTCATTCATCTAGAACTCCCTCTGGGCAGGCCCCAGGCTGGGCAGCGTGAGGGACCCAGGAGCATTAAGGTGGCCCTGGGTCTCCTGGGTTCCCAGTCCAGTGAGGAAGACAGATCTGTCCCCACACAGCAGCCACCCAGGATAGGCAGGACTtcaaggaggaggcagagaggtcagCGGTGTGTTCCAGAAAGCATAGGTGGAGGGGGCGGGGTTGAGGGGGAGGAAGCACAGGGACTGGGCCCAGTCCAGCCTGcagggtcagggagggcttctggAAGAAGGGATAAGGACTCAGGGGAAGAAGGTGGACCCGACTTGTTTTTCTCAAGTGACGCTAGGGAGCAAGATCTGTGTGGAGGAGCTCGGGCATAGGCCTGTGGGACAGAACCCTCCTCGGCCACCCAACTGGCTGGAAGCTGAGACAGGACCCAGCCTGGATCTGGACGGCGCAGACAGCCCTGCTCTGAGCTGGGACCCCTGCTCCAGCTGTCCCCACCTCCCGAGGCTAACTGTATAAGGTACACTGGCCTCTGGAGCCATTCTGCTTGGGCTCAGATCCCAGCTCGGCTGCGTCCTGCCTCTGTCCTCGGGCAGTCACTTCACCCCTGTGATTCTGAGTTATGTCCTCTGTAAAATGGCCACAAGAACAGTAATTACTTCCAAGATGATGTCACAGAGCCGGCCCCGGtattctttgctttctttggCCAGGCCCTGCTCCGGGTACTTTCCATACGAGGAAGGTAACATCCTCACCTTTTTcggcagatgaggaaactgaggcacaagatCTCAGACACAGAACTGGGAGGTGACAGGTTTTCTGTGTACTGGTACGCAGCTGGTACGTCAGAGCACTTGCTGCCATGGGCCCATCTACTGAACCATTCCCTCTGCCAAACCCAGTGGAAGTTACGGAAGGGATGGGGCATTTGAGCCGGACCTTGATAACATTCAGGAAGAAAGGGCACGGGAGGCACTCCAGGCAGCGGGAACTGTGCGCGTCTGGAGGTAGGAAAGCCTGTCAATGTCAGCTTCAGGCAAGTGATTTACTGTCATCGGaatatggggtggggggagggaggagcggTGGACATGGGTGGATCTTAAGTGTCCTTAAATGACCAGTTTGGGAACCTGGCCTCTTTCTTGAAGGCACTAGAGAGCCATGGAAGGTTTTTGAGCAGGAGAGAGCTGTGGTCGGGTTTGGGGTTTAGCTGCTGTGTGGAGGTGGACCAGAGGGGGAGACTGAGCTGGGCGCACAGGGGAGGTTTGCACAGGAACAGAGCAGGGGTACGATGGCGTGGGCAGGGccgaaggaagggaaaaggggcCATGGAGGGGTCATGCGCAGGAGGCCAAGTGGGCAGGCCCTGTGTAGGCCTTACAGTCTTGGGCAAGACAAGGCTGGGGAAAAGCACAAGGATGGTTGGCTGCCCCTGAGATAGGGACCTGGGaggaaaaaacacatttgaaGGGAGACACTGAGGCTTGTTTGGAATATGGTGGGTGTGAAGGGCTAGAGGGGCATCCAGAGGAAGGCATCAGAAGGTCTCAGGGTGTGGTTGAGGCCGGAGACAGATGG
Coding sequences:
- the KCNK6 gene encoding potassium channel subfamily K member 6, yielding MRRGALLAGALAAYAVYLVLGALLVARLERPHEARLRAELETLREELLRRSPCVAAPALDAFVERVLAAGRLGRAALSNASGPTNASDPAWDFASALFFASTLVTTVGYGYTTPLTDAGKAFSIAFALLGVPATMLLLTSSAQRLSLLLTHAPLSWLTTRWGWGLRQAARWHLVALLGVAVTVCFLVPAAVFAHLEEAWSFLDAFYFCFISLSTIGLGDYVPGEAPGQPYRALYKVLVTVYLFLGLVVMMLLLQSFRHVSDLHGLTGLILLPSPCPASSGESEDDHVGIVDPQPEPYQQLAADAHPDYASIPR